Below is a genomic region from Pirellulales bacterium.
ATGGCCGCCATGGAGTACCTGGCTGAAGCGCGGCGGCCCGATGAGCCGGTGCTCGTCTGCAACCCGCTCTTGCAGGTCACCGCGGCGGCGTGCAATCCAAAATCCAAAATCGAAAATCCAAAATCCAACGGACGGGCTGGGAAGCCCATCCTCCCGGTACACGTGCTGTCGAAGGGCGCGGCGTTTCCGTATTTCCAGGGCACGGCGGTGATGCGCGACGAGGAGTATCTTTCGCCCGAAGCGTTGGCTGCGCTCGGCGCGCGGCGAGTGTGGGCGATCGATGCGGTCGATTGGATCGCCCCCGGAATGGAAGGTGGCCTTGCCCCTACCGTGGGTCGACGTGGCCGATGTGGTTTTCCCCGAGTGGGCAACGGCCGACAACTGCCAGATCGTCGTGCGATGTTACGAGAAGAGGATGAGGGATGAAAGGTGAGGGATGAAAGATGCCTGACGTTCGACGAACACTGAGGCGCGGGCGGCTGTGCTTGGCGACTTTATTCATCACGGCCGCGTATGCCTGGCCGCGCGTTGCGGCGGCGGACCAACCGGATCCCTTCGATCTCACCGTGCTGATGAGGCGGGTGGCGGCCGAATTTGCGAAAGCCGATCGCGACGGGGACGGCCAGGTGACCCGCGGCGAGTTTGGCGCATCGTACCAAGGGGCGGACCGCGACGAACGAATCCGCCGGTTCACCGAGTTCGACGGCAACCTCGACGACGAGCTGGGGCGCACGGAGTTTTTTCGTCTCTTATCGCCCGCGGAAGAACGCGGCGATATGCCAGACCCGATTCTTGAGCTCGAACAAGCAGCGCTGGCCAAATTGCAAGCGGCATTCGCCGAGGCCGGCGACGACCATCCGCTCGGCCGGGGGGAGTGGCCCGAAAAGCGAATCTCGCGAGAGACACCGCCCGTGGCCGAGGTCGCCTTCGACCAGTGGGACCGCGATCGCGACGGCCATGTCGCCGCCGACGAAGGCCGCTGGCTGCTGGGAGTCGCCTACGGCTTGACGCAGCTCGACGGCCGGCCGATCCGCACGGCCAAGGGGCGCGTGCTAAGCTGGTATTACTTCCGTGGTTTGGACAAAAACCAGGACGGTGTCCTTTCGCGCGACGAGTTTGTCTCGGGGCACAGCCTGGGAAAGGAAAAAAACGCCGCCATCTTCGAGCGACTCGACGTGGACCGAAATGGTAGGCTCACGGCCGAAGAAACGCTCACCATTTTCTGGCACGACACGCTCTCGCACTTCTTCGCGTTCGACCGCGA
It encodes:
- a CDS encoding EF-hand domain-containing protein; the encoded protein is MPDVRRTLRRGRLCLATLFITAAYAWPRVAAADQPDPFDLTVLMRRVAAEFAKADRDGDGQVTRGEFGASYQGADRDERIRRFTEFDGNLDDELGRTEFFRLLSPAEERGDMPDPILELEQAALAKLQAAFAEAGDDHPLGRGEWPEKRISRETPPVAEVAFDQWDRDRDGHVAADEGRWLLGVAYGLTQLDGRPIRTAKGRVLSWYYFRGLDKNQDGVLSRDEFVSGHSLGKEKNAAIFERLDVDRNGRLTAEETLTIFWHDTLSHFFAFDRDRDGYLTVDEFTATGWGNMARRSVPAFDDDGDRKLSYREFRATPFANQSSTWAQVRRDADGDGRLSFKEFYLERPPLLVAQSRYFFDRFDLDRDGFLSLAELDFDVDLDKIPAEIAFAAKDTNGDGKLALTEFFSEAKPPDTDAPARNRYEMRLAAEENRFLRYDKDSDGHLDLAEFSESRKAAAEAARRQAKVLSDRKTMLEGNYYVRKGVLVLNEIAFLAIVWLVVRSTGRGKRG